A single genomic interval of Adhaeribacter pallidiroseus harbors:
- a CDS encoding carboxypeptidase-like regulatory domain-containing protein, which translates to MAPGLPGLSFYPGHYPEGWVRSVFALFDSQYRREPASPYKGYLVTNKPMYQPGDTVRYKAFVTNKAGQPIRKKAILQVSNYEKPAKILGEVKPYRPGAYAGSFVLTDSLNLELDRAYTLAFLKKGRSKKKYSSNTFKYEDYELQENKYTLDLKYDKHPAGRMNSLIARGTNANGLNLLDAQVEITIVTGQVKQTQEPEVFIPDTLWVHQQPLEAVGETTILIPDKIFPRASLDYTVTATFRTANNELSTLARNATYEHTNENLKISLLQDSLLVQYQLAGAEKSKTARLIAYNPDDDEITAIPLQLPARLPLNAFAASYEVVVDSSLRADLDLSETEALVSLHTSRVNDSVFFKLQNPRRLPYWYFVYRGEKLAARGQGKEAHFFLQRPAPGGKPYFVAVRYLWAGEMQQLEEAIPLAKHLLSLNLEAPSVIYPGQATNLTVQVKNAAGKPASGVDVTAYAITAKFKEPNIPTIPSWDRYKKQKPYRRLTKEEISQSDQKLLDWNYWRYRLGLDSMAYYQFLYPEKGLFTEYSVPRDSITQVSPFVVDSGRVVPVHIVYLDEVPVYFSQTDVLPAYSFAADSGFHTIKLRTSDKLITLDKVYLKHQHKLILSADITTPNPLLTQVAQKSSLSGYEQNRLSQYLFWVNHKSSDTLAYLKQGNRIHLLTRNTDKIAYYPAGGRETLLAGPFRPLWMQYVRLHHFTTNFELEAGYQYYFAPQLLKMQEYKLPREKIMLPIWNKGERKPELLYQEALTPRRIEESWEAAQYERFLQKIYTTNGYHAGKKNTGKLGWTLESAMKQDVKLVLLHKVNYPDSLRVYAANNSLLFNLEPAAYVLTLALTKGDFLTAQVNVKPNGQTQVHFKKTQVASSAQSKYLLQLVAEKIEKFKKTTQTKAEDRQLQLQTAHEITYSLSNGSAHYNHLVTGVVQDNASGEGLPGVTVVLKGTTTGTTTNYNGRYEIYVPANGTLTFSFIGYVTAEVNIHGRDEINAKLNTDAKALQEVVVIGYSFQERKVLTGAVATQLQGRAAGILIRGAATVKAENARPLLLVDGVPYSGAEADIKNIVSKKILSSTEAMGLYGSVGTAGVILITTKKGTTAGNPTEQELQPINAIRSNFSDYAFWQPRLVTDKKGEVHFKTTFPDDITQWNAYVIGMDAKKRSGIYSTSINSFKAMMATLHVPRFLVEGDRTTVLGKALNYLPDSVLVTTQYQVGGVPGKKFKKLLQKSFTDTLQITAPAHGADSLEVQYSLQQPSGFTDGEKRYIPVYARGVEEKTGWFLPLSADTTFTLNLDPAKGPVRLSAQSHVLPVLLEEIDYLHHYEYWCSEQAASKLKGLLLEKQIRAHLGQPFEHDRMVRRLIRHLEKTQLSTGPWTWWQNGPAYSWITAHVLEALVMAKNAKYPVKYQEQKLTDYLVDQLEKAPGLNKLTSLETLHQLQAKVDYNRYVQELQKKKKPTLEEQLRLTRLQQKLQLPAPLDTLQKYQQQTMLGSMYWGKAKYSLFDNNITNTLLAYEILKTAGNHERELTKIRAYLLSERRAGHWRNTYESAKILETLLPDLLPKGSAQSGRLNAGLSFSGGINLAMQESHLDTTFILTQPVTVKKQGKLPLYFTAYQITWNQAPEPVSKDFILTTFLNKAKDKATLTAGKPAEMRVEVEVKADADYVMLEVPIPAGCSYESKTEKSAYEEHRQYHRHKVSIFCAQLPKGKYTFTIQLLPRYTGTYTLNPAKAELMYFPTFFGRNRIKQVQVK; encoded by the coding sequence GTGGCGCCCGGCTTACCGGGTTTATCGTTCTATCCGGGGCATTATCCGGAGGGCTGGGTAAGAAGCGTATTTGCTTTGTTCGACAGCCAGTACCGCCGGGAGCCTGCCTCGCCTTACAAAGGGTATCTGGTTACCAATAAGCCCATGTACCAGCCGGGTGATACGGTCCGGTACAAAGCTTTTGTAACAAATAAAGCTGGGCAGCCGATCAGGAAAAAAGCAATCCTGCAAGTAAGTAATTACGAGAAACCAGCTAAGATTCTAGGAGAAGTAAAACCTTACCGGCCCGGAGCCTACGCCGGCTCTTTTGTGTTAACGGATAGTTTAAACCTGGAACTAGACCGGGCTTATACCCTGGCTTTTTTAAAAAAAGGTAGGTCCAAGAAGAAATATAGTAGCAACACTTTTAAATACGAAGATTATGAGCTGCAGGAAAACAAGTATACCCTTGACCTGAAATACGACAAGCACCCGGCCGGCCGGATGAATAGTTTAATCGCACGGGGTACCAATGCCAATGGTTTAAACTTGCTCGATGCCCAGGTGGAAATTACCATTGTAACCGGCCAGGTAAAGCAAACGCAGGAGCCGGAAGTATTTATACCGGATACGTTGTGGGTGCACCAGCAGCCATTAGAGGCCGTAGGCGAAACCACTATCCTTATTCCGGACAAAATTTTTCCTCGGGCATCCCTGGATTATACCGTAACCGCTACTTTCCGGACCGCTAACAACGAGCTTAGCACTTTAGCCAGAAACGCCACTTACGAGCATACCAACGAAAATTTAAAAATTTCGCTGCTGCAGGATAGCTTGCTGGTACAATACCAGCTAGCCGGGGCAGAAAAATCAAAAACTGCCCGGTTAATTGCCTACAATCCGGATGATGACGAAATAACGGCTATACCGCTGCAATTACCCGCGCGCCTGCCTCTAAATGCGTTTGCGGCCAGTTACGAGGTGGTGGTGGATAGCAGCTTAAGGGCTGACCTGGATTTATCGGAAACTGAGGCGTTAGTAAGCCTGCATACTTCCCGGGTAAACGATTCGGTGTTTTTTAAGCTCCAGAATCCCCGGCGGCTTCCGTATTGGTACTTTGTTTATCGGGGCGAAAAACTGGCAGCCCGTGGGCAGGGAAAAGAAGCCCATTTTTTCCTGCAACGGCCCGCTCCCGGCGGAAAACCTTACTTTGTAGCCGTCCGGTATTTGTGGGCCGGCGAAATGCAGCAATTAGAGGAAGCCATCCCCCTGGCGAAACACCTTTTGTCGTTAAATCTGGAGGCACCCTCGGTAATTTACCCGGGCCAGGCTACTAATTTAACGGTTCAGGTAAAAAATGCCGCCGGTAAACCTGCTTCGGGCGTAGATGTTACCGCCTACGCCATTACCGCAAAGTTTAAAGAACCGAACATCCCGACCATTCCTTCCTGGGACCGGTACAAAAAACAAAAGCCATACCGCCGGTTAACGAAAGAAGAAATCAGCCAGAGTGACCAAAAACTACTCGATTGGAATTACTGGCGTTACCGCCTGGGCCTGGACAGCATGGCCTACTATCAATTTCTTTACCCGGAAAAAGGATTGTTTACCGAATACAGTGTTCCCCGCGACAGCATTACCCAGGTTTCCCCCTTTGTCGTGGATTCGGGGCGGGTAGTGCCGGTGCACATCGTATACCTGGATGAAGTGCCGGTTTATTTCTCGCAAACCGATGTGCTACCCGCCTATTCCTTTGCGGCCGATAGTGGTTTCCATACTATTAAACTGCGCACCTCGGATAAGCTGATTACCCTGGACAAGGTATACCTAAAGCACCAGCATAAGCTTATTCTCAGCGCCGACATCACCACCCCTAATCCGCTGCTGACCCAGGTAGCGCAAAAAAGCAGTTTATCTGGTTACGAACAGAACAGGCTTAGCCAATATTTATTTTGGGTAAATCATAAAAGCAGCGATACCCTGGCTTATTTAAAACAAGGCAACCGGATTCATTTACTCACGCGCAATACAGATAAAATAGCGTACTATCCTGCTGGTGGCCGCGAAACACTTTTGGCCGGTCCTTTTCGCCCGCTCTGGATGCAGTACGTGCGGCTGCACCACTTTACTACCAATTTTGAGCTGGAAGCCGGCTACCAATATTACTTCGCGCCGCAATTACTAAAAATGCAGGAATACAAATTACCCCGGGAAAAAATAATGCTGCCCATTTGGAATAAGGGGGAACGTAAACCGGAGTTGTTGTACCAGGAAGCGCTTACCCCGCGCCGAATTGAAGAAAGCTGGGAAGCGGCCCAGTACGAGCGATTCCTGCAAAAAATTTACACTACTAATGGTTATCATGCCGGAAAGAAGAACACCGGTAAATTAGGCTGGACCCTGGAGTCCGCTATGAAACAAGACGTAAAACTAGTACTGCTCCACAAAGTAAATTATCCCGATTCGCTGCGGGTTTATGCAGCAAATAACTCGCTATTGTTTAATCTCGAACCAGCGGCGTATGTTCTAACGCTGGCCTTAACCAAAGGAGATTTTCTTACCGCTCAGGTAAACGTAAAACCAAACGGACAAACGCAGGTACACTTTAAAAAAACGCAGGTAGCTTCTTCTGCCCAAAGTAAGTACCTGTTACAACTAGTGGCGGAAAAAATCGAAAAATTTAAAAAAACAACTCAAACCAAAGCCGAAGATCGGCAATTACAACTACAAACAGCACATGAAATTACTTATAGCCTTTCCAACGGATCAGCGCACTATAACCACCTGGTTACGGGAGTCGTGCAGGATAACGCCAGCGGCGAAGGCTTGCCCGGAGTAACCGTAGTTTTAAAAGGTACTACCACGGGCACTACCACCAACTATAATGGCCGTTACGAGATATACGTGCCGGCAAACGGTACCTTAACGTTTAGCTTTATCGGTTATGTAACCGCGGAAGTAAACATTCACGGACGGGATGAAATTAATGCCAAACTGAATACGGATGCCAAGGCGTTACAAGAAGTAGTAGTAATTGGTTATAGCTTTCAAGAAAGAAAGGTGTTAACCGGGGCAGTAGCTACGCAACTGCAGGGTAGGGCTGCGGGTATTCTTATCCGGGGAGCGGCCACCGTGAAAGCAGAAAATGCCCGGCCGCTTTTGTTAGTAGACGGAGTGCCTTACAGTGGTGCCGAAGCTGATATTAAAAATATAGTATCTAAAAAAATCCTGAGCAGTACCGAAGCCATGGGTTTATACGGATCGGTTGGCACCGCTGGTGTTATTTTAATTACCACTAAAAAAGGCACAACGGCAGGGAACCCAACCGAACAGGAATTACAGCCAATCAACGCTATCCGGAGTAATTTTTCAGATTATGCTTTCTGGCAGCCACGCCTGGTTACCGACAAAAAAGGCGAAGTCCATTTTAAAACTACTTTCCCTGACGATATAACCCAATGGAACGCCTACGTCATCGGCATGGATGCGAAAAAGCGCAGCGGTATTTACAGCACTTCAATTAATTCATTTAAAGCCATGATGGCTACCTTGCACGTGCCGCGTTTCCTGGTTGAAGGCGATAGAACTACCGTACTGGGGAAAGCCTTAAATTATTTGCCGGATTCTGTTCTGGTTACTACCCAATACCAGGTGGGTGGGGTGCCGGGCAAAAAATTTAAAAAATTACTGCAAAAAAGCTTTACCGACACGCTGCAAATTACAGCGCCGGCTCATGGCGCGGATTCGTTAGAAGTGCAGTATAGCCTGCAACAGCCATCTGGTTTTACCGATGGCGAGAAACGGTACATTCCCGTGTATGCCCGAGGCGTAGAAGAAAAAACAGGTTGGTTTCTACCACTTTCTGCCGATACTACTTTTACTTTAAACCTTGATCCCGCGAAAGGTCCGGTAAGATTATCCGCTCAAAGTCATGTATTACCCGTCCTGCTGGAAGAAATTGACTATTTGCACCACTACGAGTACTGGTGCAGCGAACAAGCAGCCTCTAAGTTAAAAGGATTGCTCCTGGAGAAACAAATCCGGGCACACCTAGGGCAGCCCTTTGAACACGACCGGATGGTGCGGAGATTAATCCGCCACTTAGAAAAAACACAACTGAGTACCGGTCCCTGGACTTGGTGGCAAAACGGGCCGGCTTATTCCTGGATTACCGCGCACGTGCTGGAAGCCTTGGTAATGGCGAAAAACGCGAAGTACCCGGTAAAATACCAGGAGCAAAAATTAACCGACTACCTGGTGGATCAACTGGAAAAAGCCCCTGGCCTAAATAAGCTTACCTCTCTGGAAACCTTGCACCAGCTACAAGCCAAAGTAGACTATAACCGTTACGTACAGGAACTCCAAAAAAAGAAAAAGCCTACTCTGGAAGAACAACTCCGTTTAACGCGCCTGCAACAAAAACTGCAACTCCCGGCTCCTTTAGATACCCTCCAAAAGTACCAGCAGCAAACCATGCTGGGCAGTATGTATTGGGGTAAAGCCAAGTACAGCCTTTTCGACAATAACATTACCAATACTTTACTGGCCTACGAAATACTAAAAACCGCCGGCAACCACGAGCGGGAACTGACTAAAATTCGGGCCTACTTATTAAGCGAACGAAGGGCCGGTCATTGGCGCAATACCTACGAATCCGCCAAAATTTTAGAAACTTTATTGCCCGATTTGCTCCCAAAAGGAAGCGCTCAATCAGGCCGGTTAAATGCGGGTCTAAGCTTTTCGGGAGGCATTAATTTGGCAATGCAGGAATCCCACCTGGATACCACGTTTATTTTAACCCAACCCGTAACCGTTAAAAAGCAAGGAAAACTGCCGCTCTACTTCACCGCCTACCAAATTACCTGGAACCAAGCGCCGGAGCCCGTAAGCAAAGATTTTATACTTACTACTTTTTTAAATAAAGCAAAAGATAAGGCTACCCTAACGGCCGGTAAGCCCGCAGAAATGCGGGTAGAGGTAGAAGTAAAAGCGGATGCCGATTACGTAATGCTGGAAGTGCCTATTCCGGCGGGCTGTTCTTACGAATCCAAAACGGAAAAAAGCGCTTACGAAGAACACCGGCAGTACCATCGCCATAAAGTAAGCATCTTCTGCGCGCAATTGCCGAAAGGAAAATATACTTTCACGATTCAACTTTTACCGCGCTATACGGGTACTTATACCCTTAACCCGGCCAAAGCCGAGCTGATGTACTTCCCCACATTTTTCGGCAGAAACAGAATAAAGCAAGTGCAGGTAAAGTAG
- a CDS encoding T9SS type A sorting domain-containing protein: MHYLLFQNILNETLTGIVTTANKGFLLGGTSLSGQSGDKSEGNRGGSDFWLISVDKNNNKLWDKTYGGSDQDGAYSLGRSGNAYFISGQGNSPAGADKTAASRGGKEFWFLKPDANDAKVWDKTFGGTIDEELRASIYTQAGGYLLAGRSYFGKNGDKRQDSQGDSAYWLIKIALEKAPALAMRQVTASPTETTAPAKKLPVHVYPNSFREKVKVCFTLPQTEATIITVYNGQGQVLTTLFPGEAQANRTYEAEGHAPDKPAGIYFFKITNAAAASAA; encoded by the coding sequence TTGCATTATCTTCTTTTTCAAAACATCTTAAACGAAACCTTAACCGGAATCGTAACTACGGCTAATAAGGGCTTCTTACTCGGAGGTACTTCTTTATCAGGCCAAAGTGGCGACAAGAGCGAAGGGAACCGGGGTGGCAGCGACTTCTGGCTAATCAGCGTGGATAAAAACAACAATAAACTCTGGGATAAAACCTACGGCGGCAGCGACCAAGACGGAGCTTACTCTTTGGGCCGGAGCGGTAATGCGTATTTTATCTCGGGTCAAGGCAACTCACCGGCTGGTGCAGATAAAACGGCAGCCAGCAGGGGCGGCAAAGAATTTTGGTTTTTGAAACCAGATGCCAATGACGCTAAAGTTTGGGATAAAACCTTCGGCGGCACGATAGACGAAGAACTCCGGGCCAGTATTTATACCCAGGCTGGCGGCTATCTGCTAGCGGGCCGGTCATACTTCGGCAAAAACGGGGATAAAAGGCAGGATAGCCAAGGCGATAGCGCTTATTGGCTGATTAAGATTGCCCTGGAAAAAGCTCCTGCTTTAGCCATGCGGCAAGTAACAGCTTCCCCTACCGAAACAACTGCTCCGGCCAAGAAACTCCCGGTACACGTTTATCCTAATTCTTTCCGGGAAAAAGTAAAGGTGTGTTTTACCTTGCCACAAACCGAAGCCACTATTATTACTGTTTATAACGGCCAAGGACAAGTCCTTACCACTTTGTTCCCCGGTGAAGCGCAAGCTAACCGTACGTACGAAGCAGAAGGGCATGCCCCTGATAAACCGGCTGGTATCTATTTTTTTAAAATTACAAACGCCGCCGCTGCATCAGCAGCATAA
- a CDS encoding S8 family serine peptidase → MLYFSQNKFFIVTLICWLFLLPGLAERTQAQNKPSYKMDAAHPLAKIGTELAELHLNQKAGTSQIQKLSSGGLRKKSPLQIEGDYVVIEAIAEPNQTAKLLSELKALGMTHAAAYGRMVSGLMPISTLNKVAALPNLHFARPAYKPIIKVGEITSQGDAAMFADSVRKSQVLKGKGSKIGVLSDSYNLENGAEKGVKSGDLPGKGNPNGYTTPVQVLEDAPAFGGIDEGRAMLEIIHDVAPAATLAFHTAIGGQANFAQGILDLQKAGCNIITDDVSYLNEPMFQDGIIAQAVNEVTKKNVGYFSSAGNRGRQSYQAKFKNSGKNVIVNGINYGVAHDFGNGDITQSITLPPGGGIALPLQWDDPFFSVSGLPGAQTDLDVLVFYKGELLPDFSSLEKNVGNDPFEFLGISTDPTDTAEIEIAIVKYSGPDPTYIKWIDFANGEPTEHETNSSTISGHSNAAGAVSTGAVFWGYTPAYGTSKPAREEFSSAGGTPILFDGAGKRIKEVVRRKPEIMGPDGVNTTFFGQAVQGKYYFFGTSAAAPHAAAVAALMQESAGLTLSRDQILKVMQETALDMEDPGFDFNTGYGFLNAFKSVGAVAKPGTRSLVMLNASNSQELQTLSEGSVINLTRLATAKVRFRAQTGPMKVGSVILELNGQKITENKAPYDYPNSTDSFELTPGDYTLTATPYTQAQGAGEAGIPLTIHFKVVEEKILRFELINVANGKVIQTLETGDILYLPALPEKLNIRAITSPAEVGSVQFNLNGIVTIENRRPYDLTGTSGGGLNFTNSLYILSATTYPNALAKGKAGDSKTITFGATNLPIDLAADQAFTVFPNPFAGKAKIQLKAAATGNASLIIYNLNGEPVTTLFNGNLEAGKQYEFELDGSHLPDGFYVSRFVTKSGVAHRTIKLQK, encoded by the coding sequence ATGCTCTACTTTTCCCAAAACAAATTTTTTATTGTTACCCTTATTTGTTGGTTGTTTCTCCTGCCTGGTTTAGCCGAGCGCACGCAGGCGCAAAATAAACCCAGTTATAAAATGGATGCCGCTCATCCTTTAGCAAAGATCGGAACCGAATTAGCCGAACTGCACTTGAACCAAAAAGCAGGTACCAGCCAAATTCAAAAACTAAGTTCAGGTGGTCTTCGCAAGAAAAGTCCCTTGCAAATAGAGGGCGATTACGTGGTAATAGAAGCCATCGCGGAACCAAACCAAACCGCTAAGTTGCTCTCGGAATTAAAAGCGTTAGGCATGACCCACGCGGCGGCTTATGGCCGCATGGTATCCGGATTAATGCCTATTAGTACGTTAAACAAAGTAGCCGCTTTACCTAACCTGCATTTTGCCCGGCCCGCGTACAAGCCTATTATTAAAGTGGGCGAGATTACCAGCCAGGGCGACGCGGCCATGTTCGCTGATTCGGTGCGGAAATCGCAGGTTTTAAAAGGCAAAGGCAGCAAAATCGGGGTATTATCTGACAGTTACAATCTCGAGAACGGGGCCGAAAAAGGAGTTAAATCCGGCGATTTGCCGGGTAAAGGCAACCCCAATGGCTATACCACTCCCGTGCAGGTGCTGGAAGATGCCCCTGCTTTTGGCGGAATAGACGAAGGCCGGGCCATGCTGGAAATTATTCATGATGTGGCCCCCGCCGCTACGTTGGCCTTTCATACAGCAATTGGCGGGCAGGCCAATTTTGCCCAGGGCATTCTGGATTTGCAAAAAGCCGGCTGTAATATCATCACCGACGATGTTAGCTACCTGAACGAACCCATGTTCCAGGACGGTATTATTGCGCAGGCCGTGAATGAAGTAACTAAAAAAAATGTTGGTTACTTTAGTTCCGCGGGCAACCGTGGCCGGCAATCGTACCAGGCAAAATTTAAAAATTCCGGTAAAAACGTAATAGTAAATGGCATTAATTACGGCGTAGCGCACGATTTTGGGAACGGTGATATTACCCAGAGCATTACATTACCCCCAGGCGGCGGCATTGCCCTGCCTTTACAATGGGACGATCCTTTCTTTTCGGTGAGTGGCTTACCGGGCGCCCAAACCGACTTAGATGTATTGGTTTTTTATAAAGGAGAGCTGCTGCCGGATTTTTCTTCTTTAGAAAAAAACGTGGGCAATGATCCGTTCGAATTCCTGGGGATCAGCACCGACCCTACCGACACGGCCGAAATTGAAATTGCGATTGTGAAGTACAGTGGCCCCGATCCTACTTACATTAAATGGATAGATTTCGCCAACGGAGAGCCGACGGAACACGAAACAAATAGCTCCACCATTTCGGGCCATAGCAATGCGGCCGGCGCCGTGAGCACCGGGGCAGTTTTCTGGGGCTATACCCCGGCTTACGGAACTTCCAAACCAGCGCGCGAAGAATTTTCCTCGGCGGGGGGTACTCCTATTTTGTTTGATGGTGCGGGTAAGCGGATAAAAGAAGTGGTACGCCGGAAACCCGAAATTATGGGGCCGGATGGCGTAAATACCACTTTCTTCGGCCAAGCGGTGCAAGGGAAATATTACTTTTTTGGCACCTCGGCGGCGGCTCCTCACGCTGCCGCAGTAGCTGCGTTGATGCAGGAATCCGCTGGCCTGACTTTAAGTCGCGACCAAATTTTAAAAGTAATGCAAGAAACGGCGCTGGACATGGAGGATCCTGGCTTTGATTTTAATACCGGTTATGGCTTTTTAAATGCTTTTAAATCGGTAGGTGCCGTGGCCAAACCCGGTACCCGGTCTTTGGTTATGCTTAACGCCAGTAATAGTCAAGAACTGCAAACACTTAGCGAAGGATCCGTTATTAACCTTACCCGACTGGCTACGGCAAAAGTGCGTTTTCGGGCTCAAACCGGACCCATGAAGGTGGGCAGTGTTATTTTAGAGTTAAATGGTCAGAAAATTACGGAGAATAAAGCGCCTTACGATTATCCCAACTCTACGGATAGCTTTGAATTAACCCCCGGCGATTACACGCTAACCGCCACGCCGTACACCCAAGCGCAAGGCGCAGGAGAAGCGGGTATTCCCTTAACCATTCATTTTAAAGTAGTAGAAGAAAAAATTCTGCGATTTGAGTTAATCAACGTGGCGAATGGCAAAGTAATCCAGACTTTAGAAACCGGAGATATTTTGTATTTACCAGCCTTGCCTGAAAAGCTCAACATCAGGGCCATTACCAGTCCGGCCGAAGTGGGCAGTGTTCAGTTTAATTTAAATGGTATTGTTACCATTGAAAACCGCCGCCCGTACGATTTAACGGGTACCTCCGGAGGCGGCCTTAATTTCACCAATAGCTTGTATATATTATCGGCCACTACTTACCCCAATGCTTTGGCAAAGGGCAAAGCCGGCGATAGCAAAACCATTACTTTTGGGGCAACCAACCTGCCAATAGATTTGGCTGCTGATCAGGCTTTCACTGTATTTCCGAATCCGTTTGCCGGGAAAGCCAAAATTCAATTAAAAGCTGCGGCAACAGGTAATGCTTCCCTCATTATTTACAATCTAAACGGCGAACCGGTTACCACCTTGTTTAACGGCAACCTGGAAGCAGGCAAGCAATACGAGTTTGAACTGGACGGAAGCCATTTACCCGATGGATTTTATGTCAGCCGCTTCGTTACCAAGTCGGGGGTAGCACACCGAACCATCAAGCTGCAAAAATAA
- a CDS encoding DUF4097 family beta strand repeat-containing protein, translating into MRLTNLNGVIEAHTSGGDVDGKNVSGELSARTSGGDIDLRDMACTLETATSGGNLEVAIKQPGKYVRLSNSGGDITLHLPKNIAADLDLQADQVNVGKLAAFNGTIQKDEVRGKLNGGGVRISADAGSGNVSLSVR; encoded by the coding sequence TTGCGCTTAACTAATTTAAATGGCGTTATAGAAGCCCATACTTCCGGGGGCGATGTAGATGGCAAAAACGTTTCCGGGGAGTTAAGTGCCCGTACGTCCGGCGGCGATATTGACCTGCGCGACATGGCCTGCACTTTGGAAACAGCTACGAGCGGCGGCAACTTAGAGGTAGCCATTAAACAACCCGGTAAATACGTGCGGCTGAGTAACTCGGGCGGCGATATTACCCTGCATCTACCTAAAAACATTGCTGCGGACCTGGATTTACAAGCCGACCAGGTAAATGTAGGCAAGCTCGCTGCGTTTAACGGCACCATCCAAAAAGACGAAGTCCGCGGTAAATTAAACGGGGGCGGTGTCCGGATAAGTGCCGACGCGGGCAGCGGTAATGTGTCGTTATCGGTGCGGTAA